A genomic window from Hyla sarda isolate aHylSar1 chromosome 10, aHylSar1.hap1, whole genome shotgun sequence includes:
- the LOC130294611 gene encoding ly6/PLAUR domain-containing protein 3-like — protein MERMFVLSWRSTLLVTCLVFTIRLNDVTSQSLECFSCTDRGDGGCLPERAVNVSCSSDHDVCLESLSGIETSHNNHIILKKGCGSSVAASLDNTISLHGIFLYIKLHECNSSLCNKKMYLKNYALASQDPKSRVPNDEQCYSCIGKPNGDCSSSNAPAMSCYDSYSHCFDGNVAISIDNDTTLIPVKSCSLKYRCAEKKVTYGKASFEIKGACCSEELCNEDLSNITQLELPSLVVLGDHKEELPTTPVPAPWVTPTHTSATTKAMQREEEVEVEELTPNNTASSRSSNHFQDGHTNNTGYGLVYASWLISVFIYLS, from the exons ATGGAGAGGATGTTCGTTCTGTCATGGAGGTCTACCCTACTGGTCACCTGCTTGGTCTTCACAATCAGACTTAATG atgTGACCTCCCAGTCCCTTGAATGTTTCTCATGTACAGACCGGGGTGATGGCGGCTGCCTACCTGAACGTGCTGTCAATGTCTCCTGCTCCTCAGACCACGATGTTTGTCTTGAGTCGCTCAGCGGTATAGAAACAA GTCATAACAATCATATCATTCTGAAGAAAGGTTGCGGCTCTAGCGTTGCAGCGAGTCTGGATAATACCATCTCATTACACGGCATCTTCCTCTATATTAAGTTACATGAATGTAACAGCAGCTTGTGCAATAAGAAGATGTATCTGAAGAATTACGCTCTGGCCTCGCAGG ATCCAAAGAGTCGTGTTCCTAATGACGAACAATGTTACAGCTGTATTGGAAAACCAAATGGGGACTGTTCCTCATCAAATGCTCCTGCCATGTCCTGCTACGACAGCTACAGTCATTGCTTTGATGGGAATGTCGCAATATCTATTG ATAATGACACAACCCTCATACCTGTTAAGAGCTGCAGCCTAAAATACCGTTGTGCCGAAAAGAAAGTGACCTACGGCAAAGCATCTTTCGAGATTAAAGGAGCCTGTTGCTCGGAGGAACTCTGCAACGAAGACCTATCCAACATAACCCAACTAGAATTGCCCTCTCTGGTAGTCCTTGGTGATCATAAAGAGGAACTGCCCACCACCCCTGTACCGGCTCCATGGGTGACCCCTACACACACGTCGGCAACCACAAAGGCCATGCAGAGAGAAGAAGAAGTAGAAGTGGAAGAGCTGACTCCGAACAACACCGCGTCTTCACGTTCCAGTAACCACTTTCAAGATGGGCACACCAATAACACCGGCTACGGACTGGTCTATGCGTCTTGGCTTATATCCGTTTTCATTTATCTTTCATGA
- the LOC130294614 gene encoding phospholipase A2 inhibitor and Ly6/PLAUR domain-containing protein-like — protein MRAFLAIIFIISATIKAGNCVVCIECNNSTSPDCAGDLVTCGTCMTMVIETNSKDGNDTSYSVEKTCNFNSTICNITYSVNSDQFQARYTVNCCDTDYCNKNALEVTPWNNTENGVECPTCYAADGQNCTANNTVQCTGDENKCIDFSGKAPREGTCQTLAFQGCVTDLWCDHSGYLYPDNAECESGTMNCSNGRNSTHVQ, from the exons ATGAGAGCATTCTTGGCCATCATCTTCATCATCTCGGCCACCATTAAAGCAG GTAACTGTGTGGTGTGCATTGAATGCAATAATAGTACTAGTCCCGACTGTGCAGGAGACCTGGTGACTTGTGGAACCTGTATGACAATGGTAATCGAGACAAACTCCA AAGATGGGAACGACACCTCATATTCTGTGGAAAAGACGTGTAACTTTAACTCTACTATCTGCAATATCACATACAGTGTCAACAGTGACCAATTCCAGGCTAGGTACACAGTGAACTGCTGCGACACAGACTACTGCAACAAAAATGCTCTTGAAG TCACCCCCTGGAACAACACAGAGAATGGCGTGGAATGTCCCACGTGCTACGCTGCAGACGGACAGAACTGCACCGCCAATAACACCGTCCAATGTACCGGAGACGAGAACAAATGTATAGACTTCTCAGGAAAAGCCCCAAGGGAAG GAACCTGTCAGACACTTGCGTTCCAGGGTTGTGTGACTGACCTTTGGTGCGACCATTCTGGATACCTGTACCCTGACAACGCAGAGTGTGAGAGCGGCACCATGAATTGCTCCAATGGGAGGAACTCCACTCACGTACAATAA